From the genome of Mycobacterium kansasii ATCC 12478:
CGACCGCGACGGTGCCCGCCCCGACGGATTCGACGCGTCCGGGGTTGCCGCGGCGGTGCTGACTCCGGCCCATCAAGCGCCGTTGGGGACGACGCTGTCGGCGGACCGGCGTGCGCGGTTCGCCAGGATCGCCGCTCAGCACGGCAGCTACGTGATCGAAGACGACTACGACGGCGAATTCCGCTATGACCGCCATCCCGTCGGGGCGGTGCAGGGTCTGGCCCCCGAGCAGGTCGTCTACGCGGGCAGCGCCAGTAAGAGCCTGGCTCCGGGGCTGCGACTGGGGTGGCTGGTCCTGCCCGCCAGCCTGCTCGACGCCGTGGTCGAGGCCAAGCGCCGAACCGACCGCGGCACCGACATTCTCGTCCAACTGGCGTTCGCGGAGCTGATCGCCTCGGGAGCCCTGGACCGCTACATCCGCCGGATGCGCCGCCGCTACCGGCAGCGCCGCGATGCGCTCATCGACGTGCTGGGGCGGTACGCGCCGGCGATGTCGGTGCATGGCACCGCAGCTGGTCTTCATGCCGTCGTATCACTGCCCGACGCAAGCGCGGAGGCCGGCGTCGTGGCTGGCGCCCACGAACGCCAGATCGCCCTCACGGGCATGGCGCCGTTCTGGCACCGCGAACCGGGCTCCATCTCGGGGATCGTCGTGGGCTACGGGGCGCCGCCCGAACGCGAGTACCCCGCCGCACTGCGCCGCCTCGCGACATTGCTGCGCGCAACCGCATGAGCACCGGGTTGGCGAATCAACGTGGCCGCGACTCTTCCGGAGCCCAGGCCGGCCGTTGCCCGGGCTGGCCCGGGAACAAGAAGTCGATGAAAGCCGCGACCGTGGGTTGCGGTTCGTGGTTGGCCAATCCGGGGCGCTCGTTGGCTTCGATGAAGGTGTAGTCGGTGCCGGTGACATCGGGCACGAGTAGGTCGATTCCGGTCACCGGGATACCGATCGCCTCGGCGGCCTCGACGGCGACTCGGCAAAGTTCGGGGTTCACCTTTTCGGTGACGTCGCGGATCGTGCCGCCCTGATGCAGGTTGGCGGTCGACCGTACCTGCAGCCGAATGCCTTCGGGCAGAACATCATCGAGCTGCCAGCCGGCCTTGGCGACGGTGGCTTGGGTGACTTCGTCCAAGGGAATTTGCGATTCGCCGCCGGTGGCAGTGGATCGTCGGCGGCTCTCAGCCTCGATCAGGTCACCGACGGTGTGGTTGCCCGTGCCGATCACCTCCGCAGGGATCCGCAGCGCGGCGGCAACCACCTGGCCGTCGATGACCACCAAACGCAGGTCGTCTCCTGGTGCTCGTTGCTCGATCATGACCTCGGGGTATTCCGCACGCGCCCGTGCCAAAGCCGCGCTCAGCTCGTCGGGACCGTCGTCGGCGGTCACGCCCACGGTGATGCCCTTGCCTTGTTCGCCGCGGGTCGGTTTGACGACGACCTCGCCGACTTCGGCGAGAAACGCGTAGTCGTCGTCGTCGAAGCTGGCCAGGCGCACCCGAGGGACGTTGATGCCGGCCTCCTTGACCAGGCGCCGCGTCAACCGCTTGTCGTCGCAGCGGCACATGGCAATCGCCGAGGTGTATTCGGACAGCGACTCGCGGGTGATCACGCTGCGCCCTCCGTGGGTGAGCCGCATCTCGCCGGTGTCGGCATCCAGTACCTCGACGAAGATTCCGCGCCGCAGCGCCTCATCGGCGATGACCCGCGCGTAGGGATTGAGGTCGTCGACCGTCTCCGGCGGTGAGGTGAACAGCGGTTCGTTGATGGCGTTGCGGCGTTTGATCGCCATCACCGGGACGCGGCGAAACCCGAGCTTCTCATACAGGGCGATGGCGGCGCCGTTGTCGTGCGCCACCGACAGGTCCAGGTAGGCGCGCCCCGCGTCGCGACAGTGGTCAACCATGGCCCGGGTCAGAGCCACCCCGATTCCGGGTAGCCCGGCGGCCGGATCGACCGCCAGGGTCCACATGCTCGAGCCGCGCTCCGGGTCAGCGAACAGCACCTGGTGGTCGACACCGGTCACGGTCCCGACCACCGCGCCGTCGTCGTCACGCACGGCGATCAGGTAGGTCACCGCATCGGCATGCAGATGGTTGTGCCAGATGGTCTCGACCGGTGCGGGAACCATTGCGCACCGGACGAATACGCGATTCATGGCATCGGCGTCGGCGGGGACGTGCAGGGTGCGCACTGTCACGCCCGCCGGAGCGGACGCCGGATCCTCGTTTTCCGAGTCGTCGGCGAAACGCAGCCGATAGGTGTGGCTGGGGTCGATGAACAACTCATTCGGCGCTTCGGCGACGATGA
Proteins encoded in this window:
- a CDS encoding PLP-dependent aminotransferase family protein, whose protein sequence is MDLHLELPPNRGRRAALEDALRQAIRDGRLASGERLPSSRALAGQLGVARGTVVESYAQLTAEGYLRTRPGAVTEVAHGPGVRPHPGAEPVAPRIAADFRLGRPDLTMFPRADWLRALRRAFQVTPHSELGPLNPRGSSQLRTILASYLGRVRGVSTTAERIVICSGFTQGLRLVCDALAAQGAGSIALENPCLPDHRLTALASGLDVMALPVDRDGARPDGFDASGVAAAVLTPAHQAPLGTTLSADRRARFARIAAQHGSYVIEDDYDGEFRYDRHPVGAVQGLAPEQVVYAGSASKSLAPGLRLGWLVLPASLLDAVVEAKRRTDRGTDILVQLAFAELIASGALDRYIRRMRRRYRQRRDALIDVLGRYAPAMSVHGTAAGLHAVVSLPDASAEAGVVAGAHERQIALTGMAPFWHREPGSISGIVVGYGAPPEREYPAALRRLATLLRATA
- the ngg gene encoding N-acetylglutaminylglutamine synthetase, coding for MSGADPSQNHPEPITLGLHEPAPPELMESMANDVELDLGWGRLIFGQTFADSAALADVLRQEAPGRRDICIYAREPHVIVAEAPNELFIDPSHTYRLRFADDSENEDPASAPAGVTVRTLHVPADADAMNRVFVRCAMVPAPVETIWHNHLHADAVTYLIAVRDDDGAVVGTVTGVDHQVLFADPERGSSMWTLAVDPAAGLPGIGVALTRAMVDHCRDAGRAYLDLSVAHDNGAAIALYEKLGFRRVPVMAIKRRNAINEPLFTSPPETVDDLNPYARVIADEALRRGIFVEVLDADTGEMRLTHGGRSVITRESLSEYTSAIAMCRCDDKRLTRRLVKEAGINVPRVRLASFDDDDYAFLAEVGEVVVKPTRGEQGKGITVGVTADDGPDELSAALARARAEYPEVMIEQRAPGDDLRLVVIDGQVVAAALRIPAEVIGTGNHTVGDLIEAESRRRSTATGGESQIPLDEVTQATVAKAGWQLDDVLPEGIRLQVRSTANLHQGGTIRDVTEKVNPELCRVAVEAAEAIGIPVTGIDLLVPDVTGTDYTFIEANERPGLANHEPQPTVAAFIDFLFPGQPGQRPAWAPEESRPR